Proteins encoded within one genomic window of Cytophagales bacterium:
- the nspC gene encoding carboxynorspermidine decarboxylase, producing the protein MSLPEIPSPCFVLQEDRLKRNLQLMKEVQERSGAKIILAFKGFAMWSAFPLIREYLGGATASSLHEARLCVEEMGVASHTYMVAYPPREFQQIAGLSSHMTFNSWSQWMQFSDQVPDEVSCAIRVNPGWSDVDTDLYNPAGLNSRLGVSSQDMPDELPAKIEGLHFHVLCESNSYALEKVLKQLESGFEKFLHQIKWLNMGGGHLMTSEGYDVDHLVTLLKAFREKYNLDIILEPGSAVAWQTGDLHATVLDVVERGGVKTAIADISFTCHMPDCLEMPYRPVITDAHQDTGQGKYAYRIGGVSCLAGDFLEAYGFDQELKPGDPLIFEDMMHYTMVKTTVFNGVQHPAIGVVRNGEFELVREFGYQDYKSRLS; encoded by the coding sequence GTGAGCTTGCCCGAGATCCCTTCTCCTTGTTTTGTGTTGCAGGAAGATCGCCTGAAAAGGAATCTTCAGCTAATGAAAGAGGTACAGGAGAGATCGGGAGCTAAGATCATCCTGGCTTTCAAAGGTTTTGCGATGTGGAGTGCCTTTCCATTGATCAGAGAATACCTGGGAGGAGCCACCGCAAGTTCATTGCATGAGGCTCGGTTATGTGTTGAAGAGATGGGAGTGGCATCGCATACCTATATGGTGGCTTATCCACCAAGAGAGTTTCAACAGATTGCTGGATTGTCTTCGCATATGACTTTTAATTCATGGAGTCAATGGATGCAGTTTTCTGATCAGGTTCCTGACGAAGTGAGCTGTGCCATACGGGTCAATCCGGGATGGTCAGATGTAGATACGGACCTGTACAATCCTGCGGGACTGAATTCTCGGCTCGGGGTGTCTTCTCAAGACATGCCTGATGAATTGCCAGCTAAAATCGAGGGACTCCATTTTCATGTGCTTTGCGAGTCCAATTCTTACGCACTTGAAAAAGTCTTGAAGCAGTTGGAATCCGGATTTGAGAAATTCCTTCATCAAATCAAGTGGCTCAACATGGGAGGAGGACATTTGATGACTTCTGAAGGATACGATGTGGATCATTTGGTTACATTGTTGAAAGCTTTTAGGGAAAAATATAACCTGGACATTATTCTGGAGCCTGGTAGTGCCGTGGCCTGGCAAACTGGAGACCTGCACGCTACTGTACTGGATGTGGTTGAAAGGGGAGGAGTGAAAACGGCGATCGCCGATATTTCTTTCACCTGTCATATGCCCGATTGCCTGGAGATGCCGTATCGACCTGTGATTACTGATGCTCATCAGGATACTGGTCAAGGGAAATATGCCTATCGAATTGGTGGTGTAAGCTGCCTGGCTGGAGACTTTTTGGAGGCCTATGGTTTTGATCAGGAACTAAAGCCTGGTGATCCCTTGATTTTTGAAGATATGATGCACTATACCATGGTCAAGACCACCGTTTTCAATGGGGTTCAACATCCGGCGATTGGTGTGGTTCGAAATGGTGAATTTGAGTTGGTCCGGGAGTTTGGATATCAGGATTATAAATCCCGACTTTCTTAA
- a CDS encoding HAD family hydrolase, producing the protein MNQGRLLILDLDDTIFETRSIGTNHLKSIFSQFRKVGIDHYSSKALEEIENDLWHLPFDQVVSKHQFPIELSKLLPKLINETNFKFNIQPFSDFKHLQSFPYPKVLVTTGFKHLQEAKISALGIASAFEAIYIDEIDAPNRLFKSGIFKQIIESSELMPEQHVVIGDNPESELKAGKALGLTTIQMARSNQPNSPYSLYRITNFAELELT; encoded by the coding sequence ATGAATCAGGGACGGCTACTCATTCTTGACCTGGACGATACAATTTTCGAAACCCGGAGCATTGGCACCAACCATCTCAAATCAATATTCAGTCAATTCAGAAAGGTCGGGATCGATCATTATTCTTCAAAGGCTTTAGAGGAGATTGAAAATGACCTTTGGCATCTTCCATTTGATCAGGTTGTTTCAAAACATCAATTCCCTATCGAATTAAGTAAACTGCTTCCAAAGCTCATCAATGAAACCAACTTCAAATTTAATATTCAGCCCTTTTCAGACTTTAAACACCTACAATCCTTTCCTTACCCAAAAGTATTGGTCACAACAGGTTTCAAACATTTGCAAGAAGCCAAGATCTCTGCGCTGGGAATAGCTTCCGCATTTGAAGCCATCTATATAGATGAAATTGATGCTCCAAATCGCTTATTCAAATCAGGGATTTTTAAACAGATCATTGAATCCAGTGAATTGATGCCTGAGCAGCATGTCGTCATTGGTGATAACCCGGAATCTGAACTGAAAGCCGGAAAAGCACTCGGGCTTACTACCATCCAGATGGCTCGCTCAAATCAACCTAACTCACCCTACAGTCTGTATCGTATTACAAATTTCGCAGAACTGGAATTGACGTAG
- a CDS encoding acylphosphatase, with translation MPLVAFQFRCVGKVQGVFYRASTKQQADLLGIKGWVRNETNGDVSVHAEGEEQTVMKLYQWCLQGPPLARVQEVIKSATTLENFDRFEVRYF, from the coding sequence ATGCCCCTGGTTGCTTTTCAGTTTCGATGCGTAGGTAAGGTTCAGGGTGTTTTTTACCGGGCATCTACCAAACAGCAAGCTGATCTTTTGGGCATAAAAGGCTGGGTCCGGAATGAAACCAATGGTGATGTTAGCGTGCATGCGGAAGGGGAAGAACAGACGGTCATGAAATTGTACCAATGGTGCTTACAAGGACCACCATTAGCCAGGGTACAAGAAGTAATTAAATCTGCCACTACCCTGGAAAATTTTGATCGCTTTGAAGTGAGATACTTCTAG
- a CDS encoding DUF4249 domain-containing protein, with the protein MTGKTFYHLFFLSLLSCISPYEFESIDFERTLVIDASLTTETTAHFVRLSYTFEIDSSKNDPASNASVAFIDETGARTSLREATPGFYITDSTFFGIPGASYSLEVILADGTMYRSSEETMPVPAVIDSIYGRYITLPTDTDDTDMTGVQVFLDAHSEDPESQNFRYTYRDSYQVPVPFPSQYDWSGTGETFRIFERERPLGTCYRKSASTETMVATTRSLSENKVLEYPIRFINESSDDLAYQYIIEVTQFTISNDAYNFFRYLKESNEGAGSLSDRQLGSIRGNIIDVANPNNLVLGYFEVAGVSTVKKSFNYQQFLLEGIKTEQFICLPLEEGQDLGFGCVFKDQRMISIVEVLEEIVINPRTGDTTIVEETVLDYSDLDAELNSLGVTSQEACGYTYRIVDVNATTAFVSHESCSDCTLYGLLEPPSIWEE; encoded by the coding sequence ATGACGGGCAAGACATTCTACCACCTATTTTTTCTCAGTCTCCTAAGTTGCATTTCTCCTTACGAATTTGAATCTATAGATTTTGAAAGGACTTTGGTTATCGATGCCTCCCTGACTACCGAAACCACTGCTCATTTTGTCCGATTGAGCTACACCTTTGAAATCGATTCTTCCAAAAATGATCCGGCTTCCAACGCATCCGTGGCATTTATTGACGAGACGGGTGCAAGAACTTCATTGAGAGAAGCCACACCGGGTTTCTATATCACGGACTCCACCTTTTTTGGCATCCCTGGAGCATCGTATTCATTGGAAGTGATTCTCGCCGACGGAACCATGTATCGGTCTTCGGAAGAGACCATGCCTGTCCCGGCAGTGATCGACAGCATATACGGCCGCTATATCACACTTCCTACGGATACTGATGACACAGACATGACCGGGGTACAAGTTTTTCTGGATGCTCATTCAGAGGATCCAGAATCCCAAAATTTTCGATACACTTACCGAGATAGCTATCAAGTCCCAGTTCCCTTTCCTTCTCAATATGATTGGTCGGGCACTGGTGAAACCTTCCGGATCTTTGAACGCGAGCGTCCGCTTGGTACCTGTTATCGTAAGAGTGCATCCACAGAAACAATGGTCGCGACAACAAGAAGTTTGAGTGAGAACAAAGTACTGGAATACCCTATCCGGTTCATCAATGAGTCTTCCGATGACCTGGCCTATCAGTACATCATTGAAGTAACTCAATTCACCATCTCAAATGACGCCTATAACTTCTTTAGATATTTAAAAGAAAGTAATGAAGGTGCAGGCAGCCTGTCCGATCGACAATTGGGCAGTATTCGGGGCAACATTATTGATGTCGCAAATCCCAATAATCTGGTATTAGGCTATTTTGAAGTAGCCGGCGTATCGACTGTAAAGAAATCTTTCAACTACCAGCAATTTTTATTGGAAGGCATTAAAACGGAACAGTTCATCTGCCTGCCATTGGAAGAGGGTCAGGACCTTGGCTTTGGTTGTGTTTTTAAAGATCAACGAATGATATCGATAGTTGAAGTTCTGGAAGAAATCGTGATCAATCCTCGGACAGGAGACACCACGATTGTAGAAGAAACCGTTCTCGACTACTCCGATCTGGATGCCGAACTTAACAGCCTTGGCGTAACCTCACAGGAAGCTTGTGGTTACACTTATCGCATTGTGGACGTTAATGCTACGACGGCTTTTGTGTCTCATGAATCATGCTCTGATTGTACGCTTTACGGCTTATTGGAACCTCCCTCTATATGGGAAGAATGA
- a CDS encoding DUF5916 domain-containing protein, producing MKRILTLLLCLVSMWVFSQEQPTPRQYETALRNSEIVIDGKLDDAAWNQVEWSGDFIQRFPDYGVPPSEQTQFKILYDAKFLYVGVRAFDSDPSAIEKRLSRRDGFEGDWIEINIDSYNDKRTAFSFTASVSGVIGDEYISNNGDDWDDTWDPIWYLKTSIDDQGWIAEFKIPLSQLRFADVPEHSWGIQLTRRFFRKEERSVWQPIAQDAPGWVHLFGQLQGIKGIKPQKQLEILPYVVAKTELTEEEEGNPFATGQNNTFDAGVDAKIGLTSDITLDLTINPDFGQVEADPSQVNLSAFRLFFQERRPFFLEGNNILTFPTGDGNNLFYSRRIGKRPSYFPDGDNIAYVDQPNFTRIWGAAKLTGKNKKGFSWGLLEAVTNREKAEVQNLDGSREKIAVEPTTNYLVGRFQQDIDEGNTVVGAILTSTNRIFNEEDSHLHFLHDNAYSGGIDVTHNFLDRKYYVSMRSSFSHVNGTPESILLTQTASERFFQRPDNRHHDVDSTLTSLNGSSGAINIGKAQGKVRYNLSFAYTSPEFETNDLGFLRQSDVMSQDFWIQYRTLKTFGIFRSIRVNMNQSAGWDFDGINTSQSINMNAHAEFKNNWSFGNGSTYRMNSVSNADLRGGPSITYPGGSNYWYYLGTNSQKKLTFRINQWFFRGFENYAWESGLWSRLFWQPINALSLNLQPSINWNRNDLQYIQTSSFGSEDRFLLGRINQITYRVSFRSTFNLTPNFSVELWAQPFMTRGEYSDFKLAVSPHAEAYDDRFQLLDPDQIAWNGADETYTIDENRDGITDYTMGDPDFNVVQFRSNFVIRWEYIQGSTLFLVWSSNGSDFNQMNDNGFRSLSNQLTNINADHTFLIKYTYRFIL from the coding sequence ATGAAACGTATTTTAACCCTGCTTTTGTGCCTGGTCAGCATGTGGGTGTTTTCACAAGAACAGCCCACTCCCCGACAATACGAGACAGCCCTCCGGAACAGTGAAATTGTAATCGACGGCAAACTGGATGATGCTGCCTGGAATCAGGTAGAATGGTCAGGTGACTTCATTCAGCGCTTCCCGGATTATGGGGTGCCACCATCAGAACAAACACAATTCAAGATTTTATATGATGCTAAATTCCTCTATGTAGGCGTTCGGGCATTTGATTCAGACCCTTCAGCCATTGAAAAGAGGCTGTCGAGAAGAGATGGGTTCGAAGGGGATTGGATCGAGATCAATATTGATAGTTACAATGATAAACGTACGGCCTTTTCCTTCACGGCCTCTGTGTCTGGAGTGATTGGTGATGAGTATATTTCCAATAATGGCGATGATTGGGACGATACCTGGGACCCTATCTGGTACCTGAAGACGTCCATCGATGATCAGGGCTGGATCGCTGAATTCAAAATCCCTCTTTCTCAACTTCGTTTCGCGGATGTACCTGAACATAGCTGGGGCATTCAACTCACACGGAGATTTTTTAGAAAAGAAGAACGCTCGGTATGGCAGCCCATCGCTCAGGACGCACCAGGATGGGTGCATTTATTTGGTCAATTGCAAGGCATCAAAGGCATCAAACCACAAAAGCAGCTAGAGATTCTGCCCTATGTTGTAGCAAAAACTGAATTAACTGAGGAGGAAGAAGGTAATCCCTTTGCCACCGGGCAAAACAATACGTTTGATGCAGGTGTAGATGCCAAGATCGGCCTCACCAGTGATATTACCCTCGACTTGACCATCAATCCTGATTTTGGACAGGTGGAAGCAGATCCCTCACAAGTCAACTTGTCTGCCTTCAGGTTGTTCTTCCAGGAAAGACGACCCTTCTTTTTGGAGGGAAACAATATCCTGACCTTTCCTACTGGAGACGGCAACAATTTGTTTTACTCAAGGAGGATTGGAAAAAGGCCGAGCTATTTCCCAGATGGAGATAACATCGCTTACGTGGACCAACCCAATTTTACGCGGATATGGGGCGCTGCTAAGCTTACTGGCAAGAATAAGAAAGGCTTTTCCTGGGGTTTGCTGGAAGCGGTTACGAACCGTGAAAAAGCAGAAGTCCAAAATTTGGATGGTAGCCGGGAAAAAATAGCCGTAGAGCCTACGACCAATTATTTGGTGGGAAGGTTTCAACAAGATATCGATGAGGGGAACACTGTCGTAGGTGCAATCCTTACTTCCACCAATCGGATCTTTAATGAAGAAGACAGCCACTTGCATTTTTTGCATGACAATGCGTATTCAGGAGGAATTGATGTAACGCACAATTTTTTGGATCGAAAGTATTACGTCAGCATGCGATCTTCCTTTAGTCATGTCAATGGGACACCCGAGTCAATCTTATTGACGCAAACGGCTTCTGAAAGATTCTTCCAACGACCGGATAACCGACACCATGATGTGGATTCTACCCTTACTAGTTTGAATGGCTCTTCAGGCGCGATCAATATTGGTAAGGCACAGGGAAAAGTGCGGTACAATCTATCATTTGCTTATACTTCACCGGAATTCGAGACCAATGACCTGGGTTTTTTACGACAATCAGACGTCATGTCACAGGATTTTTGGATCCAATACCGTACCCTGAAGACGTTTGGTATTTTCCGATCTATCCGAGTGAACATGAACCAGTCTGCCGGGTGGGATTTTGATGGGATCAATACCTCTCAGAGCATAAACATGAATGCTCATGCAGAATTTAAGAACAACTGGTCTTTTGGAAATGGCTCTACTTACCGAATGAATTCCGTTTCCAATGCAGATCTCCGGGGTGGACCTTCCATTACTTATCCTGGTGGATCTAATTATTGGTATTATCTCGGAACCAACAGTCAAAAGAAACTGACGTTTCGAATCAATCAGTGGTTTTTCAGAGGTTTTGAAAATTATGCCTGGGAAAGTGGCCTGTGGAGCCGATTGTTTTGGCAGCCCATCAACGCCCTTAGCCTGAATTTACAACCATCGATCAATTGGAACAGGAACGATTTGCAGTATATCCAAACATCAAGTTTTGGATCGGAAGACCGGTTCTTGCTAGGTCGGATCAATCAAATAACTTATCGGGTTTCGTTTCGCAGTACATTCAACCTTACACCAAATTTCTCGGTGGAATTGTGGGCGCAGCCCTTCATGACCCGGGGTGAATACAGTGACTTTAAATTGGCTGTTTCACCTCATGCAGAGGCCTACGATGATCGATTTCAACTGCTAGATCCCGATCAAATAGCCTGGAATGGCGCGGATGAAACGTACACCATTGACGAAAATCGAGATGGGATCACCGATTATACCATGGGAGATCCAGACTTCAATGTGGTACAGTTTAGGTCAAACTTTGTAATCCGTTGGGAATACATTCAAGGGTCGACATTATTCCTGGTATGGTCTTCCAATGGCTCGGATTTCAATCAAATGAATGACAATGGCTTCCGTAGCCTGAGCAATCAACTGACCAATATCAACGCAGATCACACATTCCTAATTAAGTATACCTACCGATTTATCCTTTGA
- a CDS encoding winged helix-turn-helix domain-containing protein, whose amino-acid sequence MKNVTLNETYRIDFSRHQIKNLKDGTVRNLEPRLIQLLHMMIEREGQVVLRKDFIETVWGNYASGDELLTHSICLIRNALDKSMILTVPKRGYVLVAEVSRQHPYLGKVRSQFTYKRVAAFLLVLMVLKMILFPHH is encoded by the coding sequence ATGAAAAATGTGACCCTGAATGAGACTTATCGCATTGATTTTTCAAGGCATCAGATCAAAAACTTAAAAGACGGTACCGTCCGTAACTTGGAGCCACGTCTGATACAACTCCTGCATATGATGATAGAAAGGGAAGGTCAGGTGGTCTTAAGAAAGGATTTTATAGAGACGGTCTGGGGGAATTATGCATCCGGTGATGAGTTATTGACCCATTCTATCTGTTTGATTCGCAATGCCCTGGACAAGTCAATGATTCTTACCGTTCCAAAAAGAGGTTATGTACTCGTTGCGGAGGTGTCTCGTCAACATCCGTATTTGGGTAAAGTCCGAAGCCAATTCACATATAAAAGAGTAGCGGCTTTTTTATTGGTTTTAATGGTGCTTAAGATGATCTTATTTCCTCATCATTAA
- a CDS encoding VOC family protein, with protein MTVNRLLINLITEQLTASAAFYTRYFDFEIDFDSDWFVHLISKEKSLEIGLIHPNSEIVPKEVAMKPGGYYLTLVIEDVDSLYEQVQADGVEVLQEPHDTFYGQRRLLIEDLNGVVIDVSSPMR; from the coding sequence ATGACAGTCAACCGGTTATTGATCAACCTGATTACCGAACAACTTACAGCGTCTGCTGCATTTTATACCCGCTATTTTGACTTTGAAATTGATTTCGATAGTGATTGGTTCGTTCACTTGATCTCTAAAGAAAAGTCATTGGAAATTGGCTTGATCCATCCCAATAGTGAGATTGTTCCTAAGGAAGTAGCGATGAAGCCTGGAGGTTACTACCTCACACTGGTTATCGAAGATGTTGATTCGCTATACGAGCAAGTGCAGGCAGATGGTGTGGAGGTCTTGCAGGAACCGCACGATACTTTCTATGGTCAGCGTCGATTGCTCATTGAAGACCTGAATGGCGTCGTAATAGACGTGTCTTCGCCGATGCGATGA
- a CDS encoding saccharopine dehydrogenase family protein: protein MSKVMIIGAGGVGRVVAYKCAQVPEVFSEIVLASRTKSKCDAIASDVQQKFNVSIETDRVDADQVPELMALFNKHQPKMVINVALPYQDLTIMDACLECGVHYLDTANYEPPEEAKFEYKWQWAYKDRFKEAGLLAVLGCGFDPGVTSVFTARAAKHHFDEMHYLDIVDCNGGDHGKAFATNFNPEINIREVTQKGKFWENGDWHLTEPHAIRKELSYPNIGERSSYLIYHEELESLVKNFPSLKRARFWMTFGEEYLTHLRVIQNIGMAAIEPVMYEGKEIIPLQFLKAVLPDPGDLGENYEGETSIGCRIRGIQDEKEKTYYIYNNCQHQAAYQETGAQGVSYTTGVPAMVGAMMMMTGKWAGAGVFNVEEFDPDPFLEQLAAYGLPWHEQENIDLELD, encoded by the coding sequence ATGTCAAAGGTCATGATCATCGGCGCTGGAGGCGTCGGAAGGGTTGTTGCTTATAAGTGCGCTCAGGTACCGGAAGTTTTTTCGGAAATTGTGCTAGCCAGCCGGACCAAGTCCAAATGTGATGCGATCGCATCAGATGTTCAGCAAAAGTTTAATGTATCCATTGAAACCGATCGGGTAGATGCCGATCAGGTCCCAGAATTGATGGCGCTTTTCAATAAGCATCAACCTAAGATGGTGATCAATGTGGCCCTGCCTTATCAGGACCTGACTATCATGGATGCTTGTCTGGAATGTGGTGTTCATTATCTGGATACGGCTAATTATGAGCCACCAGAGGAAGCCAAGTTTGAATACAAATGGCAATGGGCCTATAAGGACCGTTTCAAGGAAGCTGGATTACTGGCTGTTTTGGGATGTGGATTCGATCCTGGTGTGACCAGTGTATTTACAGCCAGAGCAGCAAAACACCACTTTGATGAAATGCACTATCTGGACATTGTCGATTGCAATGGTGGTGATCACGGTAAGGCATTTGCAACGAATTTCAATCCGGAAATCAATATTCGGGAAGTGACCCAGAAGGGTAAGTTTTGGGAGAATGGGGACTGGCACTTAACCGAGCCACACGCCATCCGAAAAGAGCTGAGCTATCCAAATATTGGTGAAAGAAGTTCTTACCTGATCTATCATGAGGAATTGGAGTCATTAGTTAAGAACTTCCCCTCATTAAAAAGAGCCCGATTTTGGATGACCTTCGGAGAAGAATACCTCACACACCTGAGAGTGATCCAGAACATTGGCATGGCTGCCATTGAGCCAGTTATGTATGAAGGAAAAGAGATCATTCCATTACAATTTCTGAAAGCCGTACTTCCGGATCCTGGAGATCTTGGTGAAAACTATGAGGGTGAAACCAGTATTGGTTGTCGTATCCGTGGCATTCAGGATGAAAAAGAAAAAACATATTACATCTATAATAATTGTCAGCATCAGGCGGCTTATCAGGAAACCGGAGCACAAGGTGTATCGTATACAACTGGAGTGCCTGCTATGGTAGGAGCAATGATGATGATGACTGGGAAATGGGCGGGAGCTGGAGTATTTAATGTAGAAGAATTTGATCCTGATCCATTTCTAGAGCAGCTTGCAGCCTATGGGCTTCCGTGGCATGAACAGGAAAACATAGACCTGGAGCTGGATTAA
- a CDS encoding NAD(P)-binding domain-containing protein, which translates to MNIGVFGTGVVGRTIAKKLTVLGHEVLLGTRDVENTLSKSDPDGYGNPPFQTWYSANEQVRLLTFSEVARSSELIFNCTNGQSSLEVLKAAGDLSDKILIDLANPLDFSEGIPPSLNPVNTDSLGEQIQRAFPQLKVVKTLNTMNAEIMVNPAKIEGNHDVFVSGNDEPSKLKVKEVLRSFGWQDDRIIDLGDISTARGTEMMLPVWLRLWNALGTADFNFHIQKNDYVADFLIDFTQLIMDFMHHRLMKSVRTPEISNNQSLGSRYLGGGYIRCRVSSDKPPKYSMFLSTWL; encoded by the coding sequence ATGAACATTGGAGTTTTTGGAACAGGTGTGGTTGGAAGAACCATTGCCAAAAAGTTGACGGTGTTAGGTCATGAAGTACTGTTGGGGACAAGAGATGTGGAGAATACCTTGAGTAAATCGGACCCTGATGGGTACGGTAATCCGCCTTTTCAAACCTGGTACTCTGCCAATGAGCAAGTCAGACTACTTACTTTCTCCGAAGTAGCGAGATCCTCAGAGCTTATTTTTAATTGTACGAATGGGCAGTCGTCTTTGGAAGTATTGAAAGCTGCTGGAGATTTGAGTGATAAGATATTGATAGATTTGGCCAACCCACTGGATTTCAGCGAAGGGATTCCTCCGAGTCTGAACCCTGTCAATACAGATTCTCTAGGTGAGCAAATTCAACGTGCATTTCCTCAATTAAAGGTTGTAAAGACCCTAAACACAATGAATGCAGAGATCATGGTTAACCCAGCGAAAATAGAGGGCAATCATGATGTATTTGTATCCGGGAATGATGAACCATCGAAGTTAAAGGTGAAAGAAGTGTTGAGATCTTTTGGTTGGCAAGACGATCGGATCATCGACCTGGGAGATATCTCTACGGCTCGTGGTACAGAGATGATGTTACCGGTCTGGTTGCGTTTGTGGAATGCCTTAGGGACAGCAGATTTCAATTTTCATATTCAAAAGAACGATTATGTTGCTGACTTTCTGATCGACTTTACCCAATTGATCATGGATTTCATGCACCATAGGCTGATGAAAAGTGTCAGAACTCCTGAAATTTCAAATAACCAGTCATTGGGTAGCAGATACTTAGGTGGGGGATACATCAGGTGTAGGGTATCCTCTGACAAGCCTCCGAAGTACAGCATGTTTTTAAGCACATGGTTGTAG
- a CDS encoding helix-turn-helix domain-containing protein, with product MIIDGKKYQYRLRNEDFHCALDVTMRYIGGKWKAVVLWYLRHEKRRFSKLKALIPDITDKMLSLQLKSLEEDGIVTRTVYSEVPIRVEYELSTEGQTLIPMIEAMAGWGRNKAEREGRLVPSEK from the coding sequence ATGATCATCGATGGAAAAAAGTATCAATACCGCTTGCGAAATGAAGACTTTCATTGTGCACTTGATGTAACCATGAGGTACATCGGCGGAAAATGGAAAGCCGTTGTTTTATGGTATTTACGTCACGAAAAGCGCAGGTTTTCTAAACTAAAAGCATTGATTCCGGACATCACCGACAAAATGTTGTCTTTACAATTGAAGTCACTTGAAGAAGATGGAATCGTCACTCGGACGGTTTATTCGGAAGTGCCGATCCGGGTAGAATATGAATTATCCACAGAAGGTCAGACACTCATTCCAATGATTGAAGCTATGGCCGGATGGGGACGTAATAAAGCAGAGCGCGAAGGCAGATTAGTACCAAGCGAGAAATAG
- a CDS encoding DinB family protein, with translation MPRPDIEKIPLFYKGYVEGIPEKKELLPLMIDSRDEFVELIDEIPEEKGAYAYAEGKWTIKELIGHICDAERIFSYRALRFGRGDMTDLPGFEQDDYVVSSRANERPMADHRTEFINVRNATIDLFNGFSEKEFLSFGSANGLRVDVNSIGYITIGHLYHHMEILKSRYLK, from the coding sequence ATGCCAAGACCTGATATCGAAAAAATACCCTTATTCTATAAGGGGTATGTGGAAGGTATTCCTGAGAAAAAGGAGCTTCTTCCTTTGATGATTGATTCCAGAGATGAATTTGTTGAATTGATCGATGAAATCCCTGAAGAAAAAGGTGCATATGCCTATGCTGAGGGTAAATGGACCATTAAGGAATTAATTGGGCATATCTGTGATGCAGAACGTATTTTCTCCTACCGTGCTTTGCGGTTTGGAAGAGGAGATATGACAGATTTGCCAGGATTTGAACAAGATGATTATGTGGTAAGTAGCCGGGCGAATGAACGCCCAATGGCAGATCACCGAACAGAATTTATCAATGTTCGAAATGCTACAATCGATTTGTTCAATGGCTTCAGCGAAAAAGAATTCCTGAGCTTTGGATCGGCCAATGGATTGCGTGTGGATGTAAACTCAATTGGTTATATCACCATCGGTCACCTGTATCATCACATGGAGATCCTGAAATCGAGATACCTGAAGTAG
- a CDS encoding nuclear transport factor 2 family protein: protein MKSKAIAESWFAKWSSGDFMNLPLAEGFTHESPFGIISGKSAYLLLVEQNQDKFLGYQFEIHDGFYEADKACVRYTTRQGESFKMDVSEWYYLQGEQITKIIAHYHIGEIREDRQIEDYENPS from the coding sequence ATGAAAAGTAAAGCAATCGCCGAATCCTGGTTCGCAAAATGGTCTTCCGGTGACTTTATGAATTTACCACTAGCCGAAGGCTTTACACATGAGAGTCCTTTCGGAATCATTTCGGGAAAGTCTGCCTATCTCCTACTAGTTGAGCAAAATCAGGACAAGTTTCTGGGTTATCAATTTGAGATCCACGATGGTTTCTATGAAGCAGATAAAGCATGTGTCCGATACACTACGAGGCAAGGGGAATCCTTCAAAATGGATGTAAGTGAGTGGTACTATTTGCAAGGAGAGCAAATAACCAAAATCATCGCTCACTACCACATTGGGGAAATACGAGAAGATCGGCAAATTGAAGATTATGAAAACCCATCATGA